The Hippopotamus amphibius kiboko isolate mHipAmp2 chromosome 3, mHipAmp2.hap2, whole genome shotgun sequence genomic interval ctgctgctgctgctggcctgaGAGCTGCCCATACCTGGGTGGTCTGGACTGTGTCGGttctggagaagaaaaggaaggaagggtaaGAGAACAAGGCTCTACCTGGGACGGGTGAGATGGGGAAACACTGGGCTGCAGTCACAGGCAGATACcataccttctttttcttcttctctttcttcttccttttccgtTCAGgatcctcttcttttttctttttcttcttcttgtgatCTGAATCAGATGGTGTTTCTGTAGGAGATATGAGGTGCCTATCACCTGTTGAGCTCAAAATTCTCCACTGCGAGAACTCTGAAAACGAGGAAAACCCCTAGTCGAGGGCAACTGCTTTTCTTCAAATGACCAGAAAGGATTCGGAGGCACTGCTTGAGCCCCTGTCCCAAGTTCCTAATTGCCCAGGAGACCACATTATGTCAATTTCTTCAAGGAGAATTTGGGAGTCCAGGGCTCGGAAGGAACTTAACTAGGTTATTAACTGAGGAAGGTCAAACCAGATTCAGAATGTCCGACTTTCGGGCTTTGAAGAGAACTGCTTCTTACCTGGGGGGACAGGATCCTGGGTACGGCTCTGTTTGTGCTTCTGCTTATTCTTCTTCTTGGGAGGCTGAATATGCATCAGACGACACTGCTCGGGCAACTGAAGGAACCAAAGGAAGGTCCAGGTGAGTAGAGGGAGGAAATCCCCTGCTCCCATCATCTGTTCTGCTCAGTAAGTTATGAAGGAACAGACGTGGAGAGAGAAACCACCTCCATGCCTTTCAGGCCTCCCCATTTGCCTTCCTCCTCAAGAGGGGACTCACCGGGCCTGCGTGGAGGCGGAAGCCAGCCAGCATGGTCCCTGTGATAGGATTAAAAGAGCCACCAAGAATAGGGGGCTTTTCAATGAGGGAGCGGAGGCTGCTGTTGTCATGGGAACCAGGCAGATCAATCATCCCTGGCAGGTCAGGCAGGAAGTTACTTAGCTTCTCCTTCACTTTCTTCCCACAGAATTTATTATAGGCATGTTCCAGATTGTAGTGTGTGATCAGATTAGTGCTGCCTGTCAGCTCTGTGCTGCCTAGAGGATACAGGGAGAATAATAATGGAAAAAGTTAGTCCCAAGAGTAGAGAATTTTTTAAGTCATTCACCCAGAAGGGAAAGTAAAGGACTCTATTTTAACCTAAATAAACTTTTAAGcgagaattacaaaaaaaaaaaaaaagttatttttaaagtaagaaacaGCAAAGGTAGATAATATAcaataaacactaaaaatataataCTATAGAATGGTAGGTTGGaatgagaaggagaaaaacaaaaaaataggcaaaaatccAAATAGGGCAGCAATGGAAACTGCTTTAACCCAATGAAGGAGACACTTGGACCAACCAGAGTAATATATGATGCTCATACTCTGTGCTAAACACTGTTCTGCATTTCATAAGTGTACTAATGTGAAATTATACTTTTGACCACGACCAGAAATAATATAACTTCACAGCTCAGCTACAAGCAAGCTTAGGGCCAAATATGACCCAGTGGCTTGAGtgtcttgcttccttttttttttttttaacactagcAATAAACACTAATCACCTttacagagaaaaacagatttttcttagctattgctgcataactTTCGTTACAaccatctttattcttcctaatAATACCAAATATGATACCTTTGCCTGGAAGAAAGAAATGTCTGATAGGAAGTTGGGCAACTAGAATTCTAATCCTAGCTGTcgtctatgcctcagtttccacttATCTATGGGATGGGGTAAAAGCTACCTTAATTACACTTACTCTTTTTTAAGGTTCAAATGAAAACATTGAAAAGTATAAAGTAGTATATAACTGGAAGGCA includes:
- the MED19 gene encoding mediator of RNA polymerase II transcription subunit 19, with the translated sequence MENFTALFGAQADPPPPPTALGFGPGKPPPPPPPPPGGGPGPAPPPTAASAPPGADKSAAGCGPFYLMRELPGSTELTGSTNLITHYNLEHAYNKFCGKKVKEKLSNFLPDLPGMIDLPGSHDNSSLRSLIEKPPILGGSFNPITGTMLAGFRLHAGPLPEQCRLMHIQPPKKKNKQKHKQSRTQDPVPPETPSDSDHKKKKKKKEEDPERKRKKKEKKKKKNRHSPDHPGMGSSQASSSSSLR